One Hyphomicrobium album genomic window carries:
- a CDS encoding DUF1465 family protein encodes MSNVSRAEAALAPQGVTVSFGERFQASAQFDGVFKQGMALVERTAAYLEGPGRAEAKRLPPSVNVLYASESMRLTTRLLDMASWLLIRRALKEGDISETEAQRKRKGVALQAPSRSSHVGGFGELPETLRGLVEESYALHDRIVQLDRAMNVKADNAGATEALLANPVGTQMDRLRLAFSR; translated from the coding sequence ATGAGCAATGTATCGCGTGCTGAAGCGGCTTTAGCTCCACAGGGCGTCACCGTCTCTTTCGGTGAGCGCTTCCAGGCCTCCGCTCAGTTCGACGGCGTCTTCAAGCAAGGCATGGCGCTCGTCGAGCGCACCGCCGCTTACCTCGAAGGTCCTGGCCGCGCCGAGGCCAAGCGCCTTCCCCCCTCCGTCAACGTCCTCTACGCCAGCGAGAGCATGCGTCTCACGACGCGGCTTCTGGACATGGCCTCCTGGCTGTTGATCCGCCGCGCGCTGAAGGAAGGCGACATCAGCGAGACCGAAGCGCAGCGCAAGCGCAAGGGCGTGGCGCTGCAGGCGCCATCCCGCTCCTCACACGTCGGCGGCTTCGGCGAGCTGCCGGAGACGCTGCGCGGGCTCGTCGAGGAAAGCTACGCGCTGCACGATCGCATCGTGCAGCTCGACCGCGCCATGAACGTCAAGGCGGACAATGCCGGCGCCACCGAAGCGCTGCTCGCCAACCCCGTCGGCACGCAAATGGACCGTTTGCGCCTCGCCTTCAGCCGCTGA
- the rpmE gene encoding 50S ribosomal protein L31, with translation MKNDPDLHPDYHQIKVKMTDGTEFITYSTYGKEGDELHLDIDPTSHPAWTGGDQRLTDRGGRLSRFKKKFEGMF, from the coding sequence ATGAAGAACGATCCCGATCTGCACCCGGACTACCACCAGATCAAGGTCAAGATGACCGACGGAACCGAGTTCATCACCTATTCGACCTACGGGAAGGAAGGCGACGAGCTGCACCTCGACATCGACCCGACCTCGCATCCGGCCTGGACCGGCGGCGACCAGCGCCTGACCGACCGCGGCGGACGCCTGTCGCGCTTCAAGAAGAAGTTCGAGGGCATGTTCTGA
- a CDS encoding DUF1192 domain-containing protein — protein MDWDDIVPKKPKTNAAVGDTLATLSVAELEARIAEFEREIERVKAELDAKRKHEAAASALFKK, from the coding sequence ATGGATTGGGACGACATCGTTCCGAAAAAGCCCAAGACGAACGCCGCCGTCGGCGACACCCTTGCGACCTTGTCGGTCGCCGAGCTGGAGGCGCGCATCGCCGAGTTCGAGCGCGAGATCGAGCGGGTGAAGGCGGAGCTCGACGCCAAGCGCAAGCACGAGGCAGCGGCGAGCGCGCTCTTCAAGAAGTGA